The following proteins are encoded in a genomic region of Streptomyces sp. NBC_01723:
- a CDS encoding AAA family ATPase → MARLLADRPADKLTIGDMARQLGHSHGAVRNAALTLVRRGEADQSGTGQPQFRANAKTAAAAQRAVISPPGTHSPRAQAATTRTTYTAAAAPKQTGPIRRAGGQLYHPRELADLPDVEALNRLRDADVPVLLYGPPGTGKTSLVEAAFPDLLTVAGDGDTTVGDLIGEYTQDDAGAYVFQYGPLVTAMTEGRALLIDDATLISPKVLAALYPAMDGRRQIQVKAHKGETIKAEPGFYVVAGHNPGVHGAVLTEALASRFSVQIQIGTDYDLALALRIDARVVRVARHLAQQVELGELGWAPQLRELLSYQKTEAVLGTKAALANLVGIAPVEDRDAVADAVTKAVGIKKIAPLTLGKQLPASAARQPPGSTGSAHRGRPR, encoded by the coding sequence GTGGCCCGACTGCTGGCCGACCGGCCGGCGGACAAGCTCACCATCGGGGACATGGCCAGGCAGCTGGGCCACTCCCACGGCGCCGTCCGCAACGCCGCCCTCACCCTGGTGCGACGCGGCGAGGCCGACCAAAGCGGGACCGGACAACCGCAGTTCCGCGCGAACGCGAAAACTGCCGCAGCCGCGCAGAGGGCTGTGATCAGCCCACCGGGCACCCACTCTCCCCGCGCCCAGGCGGCCACGACCCGTACGACCTACACCGCAGCAGCCGCGCCCAAGCAGACCGGCCCGATCCGCCGCGCGGGGGGCCAGCTCTACCACCCCCGGGAGCTGGCCGATCTGCCCGACGTCGAGGCGTTGAACCGCTTGCGCGACGCCGACGTGCCCGTGCTGCTGTACGGCCCTCCGGGCACCGGCAAGACGAGTTTGGTCGAGGCGGCGTTCCCGGACCTGCTCACCGTCGCCGGTGACGGCGACACCACGGTCGGCGACTTGATCGGCGAGTACACACAGGACGACGCGGGAGCCTACGTCTTCCAGTACGGTCCGCTGGTCACCGCGATGACCGAGGGCCGCGCCCTGCTGATCGACGATGCCACCTTGATCTCACCGAAGGTCCTGGCGGCGCTGTATCCCGCGATGGACGGGCGCCGGCAGATCCAGGTCAAGGCCCACAAGGGCGAGACCATCAAGGCCGAGCCGGGCTTCTACGTGGTGGCGGGCCACAATCCCGGCGTCCACGGCGCGGTGTTGACGGAGGCGCTCGCGAGCCGGTTCAGCGTGCAGATCCAGATCGGCACGGACTACGACCTCGCCCTGGCCTTGAGGATCGATGCCCGGGTGGTCCGGGTCGCCCGACACCTCGCCCAGCAGGTCGAACTCGGCGAGCTGGGCTGGGCCCCCCAACTGCGGGAACTGCTCAGCTACCAGAAGACCGAGGCCGTTCTCGGCACCAAAGCCGCGCTCGCGAACCTCGTCGGCATCGCTCCTGTGGAGGATCGTGACGCCGTCGCCGACGCCGTCACGAAGGCTGTCGGCATCAAGAAGATCGCACCTCTCACCCTCGGCAAGCAGCTCCCCGCCTCAGCCGCCCGGCAGCCTCCGGGCAGCACCGGCTCCGCACACCGGGGCCGCCCGCGATGA
- a CDS encoding glycosyltransferase family 2 protein, translated as MITVVIATRLRDDRLDYLTAMHASLTRQSVPWEAVIALDGASPDRLPAPLAQDPRVLTLALPRPVGAACARNLALTHVRTRYVNWADDDDEFADDAMSVRLDILESTGVGWCAGWSQDQHPDGSTTLWCCPTPPGRHQAGEVWTYWKSPADTIPIGPTTILARTDLVRAAPMGGLVQGEDYCAALGVTSLAPGILLPVPVYRYRKHPGQMTAQDGYDQLEAAAREHAWAYGRSLRAVLQGGEDLVRG; from the coding sequence CTGATTACGGTCGTCATCGCCACCCGCCTGCGCGACGACCGCCTCGACTACCTAACCGCCATGCACGCCAGCCTCACCCGGCAGTCCGTACCGTGGGAGGCCGTGATCGCGCTCGACGGCGCCTCCCCGGACCGCCTACCGGCCCCGCTCGCGCAGGATCCCCGGGTCCTCACGCTGGCCCTGCCCCGGCCGGTCGGCGCCGCCTGCGCCCGCAACCTCGCCCTCACCCACGTCCGTACCCGCTACGTCAACTGGGCGGATGACGATGACGAGTTCGCGGACGACGCGATGTCCGTGCGGCTAGACATCCTGGAGTCGACCGGCGTCGGCTGGTGCGCCGGCTGGAGCCAGGACCAGCATCCCGACGGCTCGACCACCCTCTGGTGCTGCCCCACGCCTCCCGGCCGGCACCAGGCCGGGGAGGTGTGGACGTACTGGAAGTCGCCTGCGGACACCATCCCCATCGGGCCGACCACGATCCTCGCTCGCACCGACCTCGTGCGCGCCGCCCCCATGGGCGGCCTCGTCCAGGGCGAGGACTACTGCGCGGCCCTCGGCGTGACCTCGCTGGCGCCCGGGATCCTGCTTCCGGTGCCGGTGTACCGGTACCGCAAGCACCCCGGGCAGATGACAGCCCAGGACGGATACGACCAGCTGGAGGCGGCGGCCCGGGAGCACGCCTGGGCGTACGGGCGCAGCCTGCGTGCCGTCCTGCAGGGTGGCGAGGACCTGGTCCGTGGCTGA
- a CDS encoding VirB4 family type IV secretion system protein gives MSHRPARRARRASASPLFTPHGTDRASRKAARRQLAEAAAKARAEVSAHPSESTRPEQQMPAALYPPSGRPGPASARGNRLKLPAHRMTTAVAAGAYPFLAEGGLGAEGIYIGRDVHAEASFVFDPFALYGKVEGFTNPNLLLAGVIGQGKSALAKSFALRSVAFGHRVYVPCDPKGEWTPVAEALGGRSVALGPGLPGRLNPLDAAPRPDSVAEADWVGEIRKRRLLLLGSLARTVLGRDLMPMEHTALDVALDAVVTRAADTHRTPLLGDIAATLNNPTALDEAAGMMSGQLGDAARDLAHAMRRLVHGDLAGMFDAPSTVSFDPSAPMLTIDLSRLGGSGDDTALVLAMTCASAWMESALSDPNGGRRWIVYDEAWRLMRHVGLLQRMQAQWKLSRGLGIANLMVIHRLSDLLTAGDAGSQGRALAEGLLADCSTRIIYRQETDQLHAAASLLGLTSVEMDAIAHLNRGRGLWKVAGRSFIVQHLLHSHELALFDTDARMH, from the coding sequence ATGAGCCACCGGCCCGCCCGTCGCGCCCGCCGCGCGTCCGCCAGCCCGCTGTTCACCCCCCACGGCACCGACCGCGCCAGCCGCAAGGCCGCCCGCCGTCAGCTCGCCGAGGCCGCCGCAAAAGCCCGCGCCGAAGTCAGCGCCCACCCGAGCGAAAGCACCCGCCCTGAGCAGCAGATGCCCGCCGCGCTCTACCCACCGAGCGGACGCCCCGGGCCTGCCTCCGCTCGCGGGAACCGGCTAAAGCTCCCCGCCCACCGCATGACCACCGCCGTCGCGGCCGGCGCCTATCCCTTCCTCGCCGAAGGCGGACTCGGCGCCGAGGGCATCTACATCGGCCGCGACGTCCACGCCGAGGCGTCCTTCGTCTTCGACCCGTTCGCTCTGTACGGCAAGGTCGAGGGGTTCACCAACCCGAACCTGCTCCTCGCCGGTGTGATCGGCCAGGGCAAGAGCGCGCTGGCCAAGTCCTTCGCGCTGCGGTCGGTCGCCTTCGGGCACCGCGTCTACGTCCCGTGCGACCCGAAGGGCGAGTGGACGCCGGTGGCCGAAGCCCTCGGCGGCCGGTCCGTCGCCCTCGGGCCCGGACTGCCCGGACGCCTGAACCCCCTGGACGCAGCCCCGCGCCCGGACAGCGTGGCCGAGGCCGACTGGGTCGGCGAGATCCGCAAGCGGCGCCTGCTCCTGCTCGGCTCCCTGGCCCGGACCGTACTGGGCCGGGACCTGATGCCCATGGAGCACACCGCCCTGGACGTCGCCCTCGACGCCGTCGTCACCCGCGCCGCCGACACACACCGCACCCCGCTCCTCGGCGACATCGCCGCCACCCTCAACAACCCGACCGCGCTCGACGAGGCCGCCGGGATGATGTCGGGCCAACTCGGCGACGCAGCCCGCGACCTGGCCCACGCCATGCGGCGCCTGGTCCACGGCGACCTGGCCGGCATGTTCGACGCTCCCTCCACCGTGAGCTTCGACCCGAGCGCGCCGATGCTCACCATCGACCTCTCCCGCCTCGGCGGTTCCGGGGACGACACCGCCCTCGTCCTCGCGATGACCTGCGCGTCCGCCTGGATGGAATCCGCCCTCTCCGACCCGAACGGCGGCCGGCGCTGGATCGTGTACGACGAGGCATGGCGCCTGATGCGGCACGTCGGCCTCCTCCAGCGCATGCAGGCCCAGTGGAAACTCTCCCGCGGACTCGGCATCGCCAACCTCATGGTGATCCATCGGCTGTCCGACCTGCTCACCGCCGGCGACGCCGGATCACAGGGCCGCGCCCTGGCCGAGGGTCTCCTCGCCGACTGCTCCACCCGGATCATCTACCGCCAGGAGACCGACCAGCTCCACGCCGCAGCCTCCCTGCTCGGCCTGACCTCCGTCGAAATGGACGCCATCGCCCACCTCAACCGAGGGCGCGGCCTGTGGAAGGTCGCCGGCCGATCCTTCATCGTGCAGCACCTCCTGCACAGCCACGAACTAGCGCTCTTCGACACCGACGCCCGTATGCACTGA
- a CDS encoding DUF6238 family protein yields the protein MTSPPRPDDAHPYLRAASAGIRHHTRALTPSDADPPRPVDDRLHLDVLHAHLTALLQLLDRLADHTRPPHPAAGRHLATAHTRLWQATTEVHAAFHLLPGTPQADAETSACHPERLPEGPPVLTICQRHLAAGRVVRRKTTPTDLRPHATACVR from the coding sequence TTGACCTCTCCCCCGCGCCCCGACGACGCGCACCCCTACCTCCGCGCCGCGAGCGCCGGCATCCGCCACCACACACGCGCCCTCACGCCCTCGGACGCAGACCCGCCCAGGCCCGTGGACGACCGTCTGCACCTCGACGTACTGCACGCCCACCTCACCGCTCTGCTCCAGCTTCTGGACCGGCTCGCCGACCACACCCGGCCCCCGCACCCGGCCGCCGGACGTCACCTGGCCACCGCCCACACCAGGCTCTGGCAGGCCACCACCGAAGTCCACGCCGCCTTCCACCTGCTGCCCGGCACACCCCAGGCCGACGCCGAGACAAGCGCCTGCCATCCAGAGCGGCTTCCCGAGGGGCCGCCCGTGCTGACGATCTGCCAGCGCCACCTCGCTGCCGGACGCGTCGTCCGCCGCAAGACCACCCCCACCGACCTCCGCCCGCACGCCACGGCCTGCGTGCGATGA
- a CDS encoding SCO6880 family protein, with amino-acid sequence MTDLSVAPVTVKFPHRSRRGILLGLSLPQLVLVSCTLALLLMTVISTGLLGAIALAPLWATSGALVAIRRHGRSLIDWAPVVTRYAHRRRTGQTLWLARPVTRPRQDGVLHLPGTAASLKVVTPGDSANQAAAVHDPHQQTLTAIARVTSRAFALLDPATQNHNVASWGRALAGIARTGHVATVQVLERTVPDSGDTLTRHWSQNGQPQAPVAGQIYSELVASAGPAAAPHETYLSISLDLKAARRLISQAGGGLPGAFTVMEQTTASIAQAARNAGLMVTGWLSAREIAAVIRTAYDPKALAALQQWSETGRAEADPAAAGPVVQFEEYDRLATDSARHATYWVENWPRTEMGAGFLHGIMFTAGVRRSLSLIYVPQGLESALRDVQRKKAAIIADANERARRGQVDSEEDSVEYADVKTRERQLIAGHADVALTGLVTVTAETDALLDAACAQIETHAVTSGVDLRRLNYQQPDAFALSALPLARTAL; translated from the coding sequence ATGACTGATCTTTCTGTCGCTCCGGTCACGGTGAAGTTCCCGCACCGCAGCCGCCGCGGCATCCTCCTCGGCCTCTCCCTGCCCCAGCTCGTCCTCGTCTCCTGCACGCTGGCCCTGCTGCTGATGACGGTGATCTCCACCGGACTGCTTGGCGCCATCGCCCTGGCACCGCTGTGGGCCACGTCCGGTGCACTGGTCGCGATCCGCCGCCACGGCCGCTCCCTCATCGACTGGGCACCGGTCGTCACCCGGTACGCGCACCGCCGCCGCACCGGCCAGACCCTCTGGCTCGCCCGGCCCGTCACCCGGCCCCGGCAGGACGGCGTCCTCCACCTGCCCGGCACCGCCGCCTCCCTCAAGGTCGTCACCCCCGGCGACTCCGCCAACCAGGCTGCGGCCGTCCATGACCCGCACCAGCAGACCCTGACCGCCATCGCCCGCGTCACCAGCCGCGCCTTCGCCCTCCTCGACCCGGCCACCCAGAACCACAACGTCGCCAGCTGGGGACGCGCCCTCGCCGGCATCGCCCGCACCGGGCATGTAGCCACCGTCCAGGTACTGGAGCGCACCGTGCCCGACAGCGGTGACACGCTCACCCGTCACTGGAGCCAGAACGGGCAGCCCCAGGCCCCCGTCGCCGGACAGATCTACTCCGAGCTGGTCGCCTCGGCCGGCCCGGCCGCCGCGCCGCACGAGACGTACCTCTCCATCTCCCTCGACCTCAAGGCCGCCCGACGCCTGATCTCGCAGGCCGGCGGTGGGCTGCCGGGCGCGTTCACCGTCATGGAGCAGACCACGGCCTCCATCGCCCAGGCCGCCCGCAACGCCGGCCTGATGGTCACCGGATGGCTGAGCGCGCGCGAGATCGCCGCCGTCATCCGCACCGCCTACGACCCGAAGGCTCTCGCCGCGCTCCAGCAGTGGTCCGAGACCGGCCGTGCCGAGGCCGACCCCGCAGCCGCCGGTCCCGTCGTGCAGTTCGAGGAGTACGACCGCCTCGCCACCGACAGTGCCCGGCACGCGACGTACTGGGTGGAGAACTGGCCGCGCACCGAGATGGGGGCCGGGTTCCTGCACGGGATCATGTTCACGGCCGGCGTGCGCCGCAGCCTCTCCCTCATCTACGTGCCGCAGGGGCTCGAGTCCGCACTGCGGGACGTCCAGCGCAAGAAGGCCGCGATCATCGCCGACGCCAACGAGCGCGCCCGCCGCGGGCAGGTCGACTCCGAAGAGGATTCCGTCGAGTACGCCGACGTCAAGACCCGCGAACGCCAGCTCATCGCCGGGCACGCGGACGTGGCCCTGACCGGCCTGGTCACCGTCACCGCCGAGACCGACGCCCTCCTGGACGCCGCCTGCGCACAGATCGAGACCCACGCCGTCACCTCCGGCGTCGATCTCCGCAGGCTCAACTACCAGCAGCCGGACGCCTTCGCCCTCTCCGCGCTCCCGCTCGCCCGCACCGCCCTGTGA
- a CDS encoding SCO6881 family protein — translation MGFCDIPLAGKLCAVGDAVDFASDPGKAIGDWMAKSAGELAAASADLAAEAVNTTTRVDLNAGWFRDNYEMLLPLGLVLLVATFCAQLVRAAIRRDGQALTQAFTGTMSGVLFAFCAIALTTVAIEVVDALSDGLFRAAKLDIASAVRRIVKVNQIPGLAGLGWLVAVVAGLGAAIGAVLYWCVMMVRKVGILVMVTLAVFASAGGGWEVARRWRKGWIEATATLVVSKLLMTVIFVLGIAAMGKTEAKDGIAALADVMSGIVIMVLVLLCPYAVFKFVHWAADGTDGESIHRAGGAGAQIAKAHAEKAARKAAAAAATAGTGGAAAGAGGAAAMGSAAPQGPDGGGFPGDVATNPTGGGEGKDGSQGGGTGGSPGGDAVRSGLEKAVQPAPTSVSDDTSGQVGGAPGSGGSGANAASGQGGGWQATPPTTTPPPQGAPPSSGSQDAASSGSAPPPPPTGL, via the coding sequence GTGGGTTTCTGTGACATCCCCCTGGCCGGCAAGCTGTGCGCCGTCGGCGACGCCGTCGATTTCGCCTCGGACCCCGGCAAGGCCATCGGTGACTGGATGGCGAAGTCTGCCGGTGAACTGGCAGCCGCTTCAGCCGATCTGGCCGCCGAGGCGGTCAACACCACCACGAGGGTGGACCTCAACGCCGGATGGTTCCGCGACAACTACGAGATGTTGCTGCCACTGGGCCTGGTTCTGCTGGTCGCCACTTTCTGCGCGCAACTCGTCCGGGCCGCCATCCGACGCGACGGACAAGCCCTCACCCAAGCATTCACCGGCACCATGAGCGGTGTCCTGTTCGCTTTCTGCGCCATCGCCCTGACCACAGTCGCCATCGAAGTGGTCGATGCGCTCTCCGACGGACTGTTCCGCGCCGCGAAGCTGGATATCGCCTCCGCCGTACGGCGCATCGTGAAGGTCAACCAGATCCCCGGTCTGGCCGGCCTCGGCTGGCTCGTGGCGGTCGTCGCCGGTCTGGGTGCCGCCATCGGCGCCGTCCTGTACTGGTGCGTAATGATGGTCCGCAAGGTCGGCATCCTCGTCATGGTCACGTTGGCCGTCTTCGCCTCCGCCGGCGGAGGCTGGGAAGTCGCCCGACGTTGGCGCAAGGGCTGGATCGAAGCCACCGCCACCCTCGTCGTCTCCAAGCTCCTGATGACCGTCATCTTCGTCCTCGGTATCGCCGCCATGGGCAAGACCGAAGCCAAGGACGGCATCGCCGCGCTCGCCGACGTCATGTCCGGCATCGTGATCATGGTCCTGGTGCTGCTGTGCCCGTACGCCGTCTTCAAATTCGTGCACTGGGCAGCCGACGGCACCGACGGCGAGTCCATCCACCGTGCCGGTGGCGCCGGGGCCCAGATCGCCAAGGCCCACGCAGAAAAGGCCGCCCGCAAGGCTGCCGCAGCCGCGGCCACCGCCGGAACCGGAGGCGCCGCAGCCGGAGCAGGTGGCGCTGCCGCCATGGGGAGTGCCGCACCGCAAGGCCCCGACGGCGGCGGATTCCCCGGCGACGTCGCCACCAACCCGACTGGCGGCGGCGAAGGCAAGGACGGTTCGCAGGGCGGTGGTACGGGAGGCTCGCCCGGCGGCGATGCCGTCAGGTCCGGCCTGGAGAAGGCCGTCCAGCCCGCGCCGACCAGCGTGTCCGACGACACCAGCGGCCAGGTGGGAGGCGCCCCAGGTTCTGGCGGATCCGGCGCGAATGCCGCGTCGGGCCAGGGCGGCGGGTGGCAGGCCACTCCGCCGACGACGACACCGCCTCCGCAGGGCGCACCCCCGTCCTCCGGCTCGCAGGATGCCGCGTCGAGCGGGTCGGCTCCGCCGCCGCCTCCGACCGGCCTCTGA
- a CDS encoding DUF6112 family protein — MSVPLADRVIQLAYDPGISPKGGGLPGLAVLKNVVNSINMFGIIAVVGALAVSLGVWAWGHHTGGHQAEANGKKGAVVAAGAALGLGAANGIVAFFSGLGSQVH; from the coding sequence ATGTCCGTCCCTCTCGCAGACCGCGTCATACAGCTCGCCTACGACCCAGGCATCTCACCCAAGGGCGGCGGGTTGCCTGGCCTCGCCGTGCTGAAGAACGTGGTCAACAGCATCAACATGTTCGGGATCATCGCCGTCGTCGGCGCCCTCGCCGTCTCGCTCGGCGTATGGGCCTGGGGCCACCACACCGGCGGCCACCAGGCCGAGGCCAACGGAAAGAAGGGCGCCGTCGTCGCCGCGGGCGCCGCCCTCGGTCTGGGTGCCGCCAACGGCATCGTGGCCTTCTTCTCCGGCCTGGGGTCGCAGGTCCACTGA